From a region of the Hymenobacter jejuensis genome:
- a CDS encoding gluconate 2-dehydrogenase subunit 3 family protein yields MKRRDSLKAIGLATLSTALLVDACKNDSPKTTEAPAASTPTDADAGVAGREAFEIERDKKLHAEKFFTPHEMATITVLADIIIPKDEKSGSASDAKVPDFIEFIVKDIPEHQVPMRGGLRWLDVQCLTRFNRAFVDCTPPQQLEMVTAIAYPLKATREMKQGVTFFNRMRDLTASGFFTSKMGIADLGYVGNSPNKWTGVPEDVLKQYGMEHV; encoded by the coding sequence ATGAAAAGACGCGACTCTCTGAAAGCCATTGGCTTAGCTACCCTTTCGACCGCCTTGCTGGTCGATGCCTGCAAGAACGATTCCCCTAAAACGACCGAGGCTCCGGCCGCTTCCACACCCACGGACGCGGACGCGGGAGTTGCGGGCAGGGAAGCCTTTGAGATAGAGCGAGATAAGAAGCTGCACGCCGAGAAGTTCTTTACTCCGCACGAGATGGCCACGATCACGGTGTTGGCTGATATCATCATTCCCAAAGACGAGAAGTCGGGGAGCGCCTCGGACGCCAAAGTGCCTGACTTTATCGAGTTCATAGTCAAGGATATACCGGAGCACCAGGTACCCATGCGCGGCGGCCTGCGCTGGCTTGATGTGCAGTGCTTAACCCGGTTCAACCGTGCTTTCGTGGATTGCACCCCGCCGCAGCAACTAGAAATGGTAACGGCCATTGCATATCCGCTGAAGGCCACGCGCGAAATGAAGCAGGGCGTAACGTTTTTTAATCGGATGCGCGATTTGACCGCTTCCGGCTTCTTTACCAGCAAAATGGGCATCGCCGATCTTGGCTACGTCGGTAATTCACCGAACAAATGGACCGGCGTGCCCGAAGACGTACTCAAGCAATACGGCATGGAACACGTGTAA
- a CDS encoding SDR family oxidoreductase, producing the protein MAKTVFITGTSTGIGAACVRLFAQHGWQVAATMRNPADAKFDDLPSVRVYALDVTDGAAVTRVIAQAHQDFGSLDVLVNNAGYGLVGPFEAATDAQIQTQFATNVFGVFAVTRAALPFMRAQKSGVIINITSVGGRTAFPMNSLYHATKFGLDGFSESLWFELAPFGIQVKVVAPGGVATDFATRSLQMTIDPADDSNPYAGQVRSVLNAFSSRSGNASTAEQIAEVIYTAATDGSSQLRYIAGADAQQVLGAKANMTDEAYLAMTQKNFGLAE; encoded by the coding sequence ATGGCTAAAACCGTTTTCATCACCGGCACTTCTACGGGCATCGGCGCGGCGTGCGTGCGCCTTTTTGCCCAGCACGGCTGGCAGGTAGCCGCCACCATGCGCAACCCCGCCGACGCGAAATTCGACGACCTGCCTAGTGTGCGCGTGTACGCGCTCGACGTAACTGATGGCGCGGCCGTAACCCGCGTAATAGCGCAGGCCCACCAGGATTTCGGCAGTCTCGATGTGCTCGTAAACAACGCCGGCTACGGCCTGGTTGGGCCCTTCGAGGCGGCTACTGATGCGCAGATTCAGACGCAGTTTGCGACCAACGTTTTCGGGGTGTTTGCGGTCACGCGGGCCGCGTTGCCGTTTATGCGGGCGCAAAAATCAGGTGTTATCATCAACATCACATCGGTAGGCGGGCGCACGGCATTTCCGATGAATTCGCTGTACCACGCCACCAAATTCGGGCTCGACGGCTTCTCGGAGTCGCTGTGGTTTGAGCTGGCACCGTTCGGCATTCAGGTGAAAGTAGTGGCTCCCGGAGGCGTAGCCACCGATTTTGCCACCCGCTCGCTCCAAATGACCATCGACCCCGCCGACGACTCCAACCCCTACGCCGGGCAGGTACGCAGCGTGCTCAATGCCTTCAGCAGCCGCAGCGGCAATGCTTCCACCGCCGAGCAGATCGCCGAAGTAATCTACACCGCCGCCACCGACGGCTCGAGCCAATTGCGCTACATCGCCGGTGCCGATGCGCAACAGGTGCTGGGCGCCAAAGCCAACATGACCGACGAAGCGTATCTGGCGATGACGCAGAAGAATTTCGGCTTGGCGGAATGA